In Jaculus jaculus isolate mJacJac1 chromosome 4, mJacJac1.mat.Y.cur, whole genome shotgun sequence, a single genomic region encodes these proteins:
- the Vil1 gene encoding villin-1, with amino-acid sequence MTKLSTQVKGSLNVTTPGLQIWRIEAMQMVPVPSSTFGSFFDGDCYVVLAIHKTSNNLSYDIHYWIGQDSSQDEQGAAAIYTTQMDDFLKGRAVQHREVQGNESETFRSYFKQGLVIRKGGVASGMKHVETNSSNVRRLLHVKGKRNVVAGEVEMSWKSFNRGDVFLLDLGKLIIQWNGPESNRMERLRGMTLAKEIRDQERGGRTYVGVVEGDNEEESPKLMAIMNHVLGPRKELKAAICDSVVEPAVKASLKLYHVSDSEGKLVVREVATRPLTQDLLSHEDCYILDQGGLKIFVWKGKNANAQERSGAMNQALNYIKAKQYPQNTQVEVQNDGAESAIFQQLFQKWTVPNRTSGLGKTHTVGSVAKVEQVKFDATSMHVQPQVAAQQKMVDDGSGEVQIWRIENLEMVPVDSKWVGHFYGGDCYLLLYTYLIGEKQHYLIYIWQGAQASQDEIAASAYQAVILDQKYNDEPVQIRVPMGKEPPHLMSIFKGRMVVYQGGTSRANNSEPVPSTRLFQVRGTSANNTKAFEVTARATSLNSNDVFVLKTPSCCYLWCGKGCSGDEREMAKMVADTISRTEKQVVVEGQEPANFWVALGGKAPYANTKRLQEENQVITPRLFECSNQTGRFLATEILDFNQDDLEEEDVFLLDVWDQVFFWIGKHANEEEKRAAATTVQEYLKTHPGSRDPETPVIVVKQGHEPPTFTGWFLAWDPFKWSTVKSYDDLKTELGNSGDWSQIADEITSPKVDVFTANTSFSSGPLPIFPLEQLVNKPVEDLPEGVDPSRKEEHLSMEDFTKVLGMTPAAFSALPRWKQQNLKKEKGLF; translated from the exons ATGACCAAACTGAGCACCCAAGTCAAAGGGTCTCTCAATGTCACCACGCCGGGGCTGCAGATATGGAGAATCGAG gCCATGCAGATGGTTCCTGTTCCTTCCAGCACTTTTGGAAGCTTCTTTGATGGTGACtgctatgtagtcctggct ATCCACAAAACCAGCAACAACCTATCCTATGACATCCACTATTGGATTGGCCAGGACTCGTCCCAGGACGAACAAGGGGCAGCTGCCATCTACACGACGCAGATGGATGACTTCCTGAAGGGCAGAGCTGTCCAACACCGGGAGGTCCAGGGCAACGAGAGCGAGACCTTCCGGAGCTACTTCAAGCAGGGCCTTGT GATCCGGAAAGGGGGCGTGGCTTCTGGCATGAAGCATGTGGAGACCAACTCAAGCAACGTTCGGCGGTTGCTGCACGTCAAGGGCAAGAGGAACGTGGTGGCCGGAGAG GTGGAGATGTCCTGGAAGAGTTTCAACCGAGGAGATGTCTTCCTCCTGGACCTGGGGAAGCTTATCATCCAGTGGAATGGGCCAGAGAGTAATCGCATGGAGAGACTTAGG GGCATGACCCTGGCCAAGGAGATCCGAGACCAGGAGCGGGGTGGACGGACCTATGTGGGAGTGGTTGAGGGGGACAATGAAGAGGAGTCCCCGAAGCTGATGGCCATCATGAACCACGTGCTGGGCCCACGGAAGGAGCTGAAGGCGGCCATCTGTGATTCGGTAGTGGAGCCGGCAGTCAAGGCCTCTCTCAAGCTGTACCA CGTGTCTGACTCAGAGGGAAAACTGGTGGTGAGGGAAGTCGCTACCCGGCCACTCACACAGGACCTGCTCAGCCACGAG GACTGTTACATCCTGGACCAGGGAGGCCTGAAGATCTTCGTGTGGAAGGGCAAGAACGCTAATGCCCAGGAGAGGAGTGGAGCCATGAACCAGGCTTTG AACTACATCAAAGCCAAACAGTACCCACAAAACACACAGGTGGAGGTGCAGAATGATGGGGCCGAGTCAGCCATCTTTCAACAGCTCTTCCAGAAGTGGACCGTGCCCAACCGCACCTCAGGCCTGGGCAAAACCCACACTGTGGGCTCTGTGG CCAAGGTGGAGCAGGTGAAGTTTGATGCCACATCCATGCACGTGCAGCCTCAAGTGGCTGCCCAGCAGAAGATGGTGGATGACGGGAGCGGAGAGGTGCAG ATCTGGCGCATCGAGAACCTGGAGATGGTGCCCGTGGATTCCAAATGGGTGGGCCACTTCTATGGAGGTGATTGCTATCTGCTGCTCTATACTTACCTCATTGGCGAGAAGCAGCACTACCTCATCTACATCTGGCAG GGCGCCCAGGCCAGTCAGGATGAAATCGCAGCCTCAGCCTATCAAGCTGTCATCCTGGATCAGAAATACAACGATGAACCAGTGCAGATCCGGGTCCCGATGGGCAAGGAGCCACCTCACCTCATGTCCATCTTCAAGGGACGTATGGTGGTTTACCAG GGAGGCACCTCCCGGGCTAACAACTCGGAGCCTGTGCCCTCCACAAGGCTGTTCCAGGTCCGGGGAACGAGCGCCAACAACACCAAGGCCTTTGAGGTCACGGCTCGGGCTACTTCCCTCAATTCGAATGATGTCTTCGTCCTCAAGACCCCATCCTGCTGCTACCTGTGGTGCGGGAAG gGCTGTAGCGGGGATGAGCGGGAGATGGCCAAAATGGTCGCTGACACTATCTCGCGGACAGAGAAGCAAGTGGTAGTGGAGGGGCAGGAACCAGCCAACTTCTGGGTGGCCCTGGGCGGAAAGGCACCCTACGCCAACACTAAGAG ACTGCAGGAGGAAAACCAGGTCATCACCCCTCGGCTCTTCGAGTGCTCCAACCAGACTGGGCGCTTCCTGGCCACGGAAATCCTGGATTTCAATCAGGATGACTTGGAGGAGGAGGATGTGTTCCTGTTGGATGTCTGGGACCAG GTCTTCTTCTGGATAGGAAAGCATGCCAATGAGGAGGAGAAAAGAGCTGCTGCCACCACTGTGCAGGAATACCTCAAGACTCACCCTGGCAGCCGGGACCCTGAAACTCCCGTCATTGTGGTGAAGCAGGGACATGAGCCCCCGACCTTCACAGGCTGGTTCCTGGCTTGGGATCCCTTCAAGTGGAGT ACCGTCAAATCCTATGATGACCTGAAGACAGAGCTTGGGAACTCTGGAGACTGGAGCCAGATTGCTGAT GAGATCACAAGCCCCAAAGTGGATGTGTTCACTGCCAACACCAGCTTCAGTTCTGGGCCCCTGCCCATCTTCCCCTTGGAGCAGCTGGTGAACAAGCCCGTGGAGGACCTCCCTGAGGGCGTGGACCCCAGCAGGAAGGAG